Part of the Melitaea cinxia chromosome 6, ilMelCinx1.1, whole genome shotgun sequence genome is shown below.
gtctaaaaatttaataattaaagctTAGagattaagtataaaaaatcttaaatagtCATAATAAGCTGAATCAATTGATATCTTAATTCAATACATCCATGCCTATAGATATGTTGAAATGTGTTCAATATTCACACGTTCGTCTGTGTGAAATTTAACGcttaaatatttgtgttaaataaaacaaatgatgtgatttttgtgtttattcgataaaatattatactattctagttaaaatgtatgattcgttattattattttaaaatgttgtatgAGCTTATTCACTCAACTTATTTCCGGCACGGTCTCGCTTTCATGTTCACTGGCGTCAACCGAGTCGAGTGCGGTGGGCAATGTTGTTAGTGTTCTTCGTTGAAAAATCCGGAGACGGTCGATGAGGGTCATTAGATTACCAGAGCAAGAGGCCAACACTAGTCTAATTATTGCGATAAATAAAGTCAGTCCATACAAAAATAGTTGATTTCGTAAAACCACAAATCGAGACGGGTATAAAACCCCGGAACAGAAATCAAGGTCACTGCAAACTGTAATAGACTACATTTTGACATTATACAAGCTTAgttttttatagcattttatattttagattaaaaCTTTAAGCATTCACGGTCAttccataattataaaattatcagaattaaaatgtaaaataaaatattaaccatGTACATAATACCCTGTCGTTAAACTGAGTTTTTGgttacaaaacatttaaattaatttatcaattagtgaccaaataaataaagaggcagtaaataaaatttactaataattaaagTGATTAAAACTACTAGAACCGATTTATCATTAAATGAAACAATCGGTTtcactttataaaatttactttaaccGAAAATAATTTAGTGATTTACATTTACAGTGATTTTACATTGACTTTATTAATGAATGTGGAGTGAGGCAGGGGGGGTTGAGCTCTCCCAATCTTTTTAACCTGTATGTCAATGCGCTGATTGAGGGGCTCAGCAGCATGAGGGTCGGATGCCATATTAGTGGCGTATGTTTCAATAATATCAGCTACGCGGATGACATGGTGCTGCTGGCCCCCTCTGTCAGCGCAATTAGGAGGATGCTGGCTTTTTGCGAGTCATACGCTGAGACGCATGGATTGGTGTACAATAACAAGAAAAGTGAATACCTAGTCTTCAAGGCTGGCAACAGACTACCAGAAAATATACCCTTAATAAAGTTAAACGGGGCATGTCTTGTTAGAGTACACCAATTCAAGTACCTAGGTCACATTGTCACAGAAGACCTAAAGGATAATGTTGATATTGAGCGAGAACGCAGGGCGTTGTCGATCAGGGCGAACATGTTGGCCCGCAGATTTGCTCGTTGCTCAACACCAGTTAAGATCACCTTTTTAAATCTTACTGCACTTCTTTTTATACGAGCAGTCTATGGGTCAGCTATACTCAGAGGTCTTACAACGCCTTGCGTGTACAGTACTATAACGCCTTTAGGGCATTGTTGGGGCTGCCGCGGTACTGCAGTGCCTCTAGTATGTTCGCGCACGCAGGGGTCGACAGTTTCCCGGCCATTCTGCGCAAAAAAGCTAGCTCACTTTTAAGGCGAGTGCGCGGCAGCCGCAACAATGTCTTAAGGGTCATCGCCGATAGCGGGGACTGTCCACTACTCAGGCTTTTGTGTGATATTACAAGGTcacttttagttattaagtactaacattagttattaagctttcatcttttattttaactaacaattaTGGACCTCTTTGTTGTCtgagtaataaacatttttatttttatttattttttattttttaaaacgaatttttttatttattaaaacattcttAAATAGAATCTGATAGTTTGGTGATCAATTTCCTTTGCATTAgaaataactaataattaaaatacttatttaaaataaaaatcttaagtccacttacaaattataattaaaaaaaaataaaaataaataattacattttaatatgattatattatttttgaaaggaGTTggaacatttcaaaatatagaattaattttCACCAAACAGCTAAGAATGACCGTAAGGAACATAGATTTGATGTATTTTGGAAATGGTCCATCCGTTCAAGATCTACGATGGCAAAGTCAGAGGTTGGCGTGAAACATACACtctctttttaaccgaattcataAAAAGGAGTAGgtcctcaattcgattgtattttgttCTGCTACCTCAgaagttttgactgggtggcgccgaaaataaagaaaaatattatagtcaccccctctctttccgtgggtgttgtaagaggcgactaagggataacacacttctactaccactttggaacttaaagcctaccgatggcgggataaccatccaactcctggctttgaaatacacagagcgaagatgggcagcagcgtcttcggtgcgacaaagccagccctgcggtcaccaacccgcctgccttaAGGTTaactaagttaaaaaaattgaaagacttaatttaaatataaatatctaattgtTTTATCGTAAGCACACCATAGCAAACCTTTTGACGATGAGTAACTGCAGCGCTCTTAGGTCAAGGCACTGAGTTTTACAAGTATGGCCCAATACATGGTATTTGTCATGGTCtcacgtttgtgcttgtgtattgtatgtgttttagAACCCCCCTCGCCTAGGAAGTTCCtactgagggccgttgagtCTGCGTTCATTTATTACCTCTATAATTATGTctacatacatagatatataaagctgtatttaaaataaagtacgtTAAAACCGTATTGCAGTCAGTAAATCCGTAATAAAAACGAGACATTAAAACATAACCGTAAACTTTAATACTGGTATGAAACTGTAATTGACTTTCATAGAGTTGATGAGTTTGGAAATAGTAGagttttaaccgacttgaaaaaaaagagATGAAATTATTCTGTAActtatactatttttatgtatttatggttgctatagatttaattaattgaacCCGGGGAAATTAAGAATAGCTCCTTGTAAGTTATAATTTGAATGTCAACAAGTAAAATTTAGTTTATCTAaaacgtttattatattattactgaaTAATATTCCTAAGCAAAAGTTGTTTTGAAATCCTAATAATACTATCAAtacttcatcatcattatcatcagcTCACGGacccccactgctgggcataagcctcccctaaagCTTTCCACGACTATCGCGGTCGCCACTCGAGAACCTTTCTGCCCCATCGGCCATCGGTTCGTCGAGCTACGTGTCctgcccattgccacttcagctGTGCGATTCTACGAGCAATGTCGGTTACCTTGGTTCTCCTACGGATCTCCTCATTTCTgacttaattacaaaaaaatgtaaattcaaaGTATACTACTACAGCCtatcacaatccactgctggacataggcctcaccaagttcgcgccagacatcccgttTTTCCGGAATCCTCATCCACGCTCTACcagcaattttacgtagatcgtagATCCATCAAATACATAGAATGTACCAATATAACTGACAATGGGACGTTGATAAGTTATCACAGCGATCTTAGCAACTCGCTAGTGCACTAGTGGAGTTTGCAATGACATTGCATGCATTTTCAttcatgttatttattatttctttgaaaTTGTGTGTTTACGTCACatatgtatttgtaataatCTGAGCGATTATATgagttatattaattttcaaaccCTGATAGTGATATAATATACGCGTCCATTACTTGAGAAGTGTATATTTTGACCTCTTAGAACTTCCATTGTCGGTGTTCTGTGACACATGCACAATAAAGACTTTAAAGATATTCTATTAACAATCAATTTAGAATGACAAACGCTTTGAAAGAATATTGAactgtttaaatatataaattaatatttaaatttatatttgttcgggTGCTAACAACGTTTGTTGTTTTGTTGAGATCCCTATATTTCGGCAATGTTTCAATCGCCATGATCACGGAGAGACCTCTTCGTGATCAGCACCTGTAAACGTGGTAAAAAAGTGATCACGTTAGCGTAAAtgcttaaaacatatatttaaatgaatctTTGTGCTTTTCTCAACtgtattgtttattgtttaaaaagataaagatgtacaatgtacatatatataacgtattttgtaaattttttgcaTTAGAAAATTTCAGAATGCTTTGTGACTTATATGGACTCATAGGATTTGAAGATATTTCAACACAGGAAATGATtggtattttttactttatattcatTTCAGTACATTTAAGGATACAGCTATACTTTCTCTGAGAGCTTTTTAAGTGTGTCTCatgttaaaaaaggttttttcacgtcacacacacacacacacacacacaacactcGTACACGCACGCTCACGCGCAAAACAAGCACGCTCATGTACGCCAGTTGAATGATATCTAAGGGTAAATACTAGTAACGCCCACATAACATAAAATTCAGAACCATCGTTTCTCGTTTCAAGTaacaaagtttattaattacacTATTCCGCCGTGGATTCgtaaatataatctttaaatTCCCTCTCACATTTACAGCGTCTTAATTCTCACGGAGACGATAATTAATTGTAAACACAGAGTATCGTGTCTCAAAATAATACGGCCAACGTTGCCATGGCAAcgagtaaaacaaaattagcaACCAGTATATTATGTaaggtaaattaattaaattaaacttagaATCAGCTTTAGCAACTTTTGACTGAGAATGACAGCGTTCTTGTATTATATAGAAATCCTGTAcagattgtttaaaataaatagaaagacAGATAAAATAATTGGTTATTGAAAAGATGATAAACAACCAAATTCAAAAAAacgaaggaggttctcaattcgactttattcgtttttttttttttcaatgtgttacctcagaactttttactgggttaatatattaataattaataataataagattttgtATTAATCACTTAATCGGAacgtggtgcttgtcatgtggattttacaagtacttttcgagttatatgtaattatgcgtatcttgactattttttcgtcgacctgcgatGTATTATAccgaataactttttacttattttaatccAAAGCTAAtgcttatcatcatcatcatcgtcatcatttcagcctatcgcagtccactgctggacatggacTGAACATgggtgaactcatatgttttgcccaaagtcaccacgctgggcaggcgggttggtgacggcagagctggctttgtcacaccgaagacgctactgcccgtcttcgacctgtgtatttcaaagccagcagttggatggttatcccgccaccggtcggcttttaaattccaaggtggtagtggaactgtgttatcccttagtcgcctcttacgacagccacgggaagagaggggttggctgtATTCTTTACCGCCTTAGCGACACAgcttaacataacataacataaaaatacactttattgtacaccaaaacagaaataatacatattatggacttaaacagagtatcatcaggtacaaagggcggccttatcgctgaaaagcgatctcttccatgcaacctaggggcagaggagatggtattatgtcagtgtaggtgtacaaattaagacataaacgtttgaatatatttacttatttacatacatacatacatacatacatacacacataaacacaaatataaatacatacatacgtacacacatacatacatacatacatatatacatatatacataaatacacatacataaacatatacatacacaaacacatacatagatatatacacatatatatatataattttattcacgttgaatatcaagaaaatgcttcctgacagccttttaaaaatagaaagcgattgtacacgtctaatatgccagggtaaagaattccaaagtcgGGAATCTTAATTCTCGtcgtgtagtcccatttaaatttgatcgagataatGCACACGAATTTTAACAAAATCGATCCAGCAGCTTAGAAGGATATAAGTGACAAATACACGTACAGAAGAATTATATATGTTGATTAATAACTTATAAATCTAGTTTACTAAAATTTGTTAGTTTTAATCAAACTTTGTTAAGAAagtaaaaattttcatttgattaatttattttgctcAACAAACGTTATGTAAATTGTTGTTGGAGTTAATAGTTTTTCTTTAAATGACTTTGTCCTAATGAAAATAAACTAGATGAAGTCAAACCTTGACGAAGCATCAGCTGTCTCGTCATAAGCGGGTTTAAGAATTATAATAAGCTAGCGACAATTATTCTAGAAAagataaaacattttcat
Proteins encoded:
- the LOC123654471 gene encoding uncharacterized protein LOC123654471, yielding MATKLINNTLKSITGHRLIVNQHQSVMSIDNKVDDVADYIDFINECGVRQGGLSSPNLFNLYVNALIEGLSSMRVGCHISGVCFNNISYADDMVLLAPSVSAIRRMLAFCESYAETHGLVYNNKKSEYLVFKAGNRLPENIPLIKLNGACLVRVHQFKYLGHIVTEDLKDNVDIERERRALSIRANMLARRFARCSTPVKITSYNALRVQYYNAFRALLGLPRYCSASSMFAHAGVDSFPAILRKKASSLLRRVRGSRNNVLRVIADSGDCPLLRLLCDITRSLLVIKY